A window of the Desulfobacula toluolica Tol2 genome harbors these coding sequences:
- a CDS encoding 4Fe-4S dicluster domain-containing protein, protein MAENKALMVDPMKCTGCRSCEMACSLYNEQKCSPALSRIRITKFERTGVSFPGICFHCSKPQCMSACPTGAIVRDKVTGAVVIDEEACMGCRQCLQSCPFGQIGFHPEKEVAFKCHLCGGETICTTFCDSGALMYVSAEEYMSSRRRQSHQRHIAEEENYARV, encoded by the coding sequence ATGGCTGAGAATAAGGCTTTAATGGTTGATCCGATGAAATGCACAGGATGCCGATCCTGCGAGATGGCCTGCTCTTTGTACAATGAGCAAAAGTGCAGCCCGGCTCTCTCACGGATACGGATAACAAAATTTGAAAGAACCGGAGTGAGTTTTCCCGGCATCTGTTTCCATTGCAGCAAACCCCAATGCATGTCGGCTTGTCCCACCGGAGCCATTGTTCGGGATAAGGTAACAGGTGCTGTGGTGATTGATGAGGAGGCATGCATGGGGTGTCGTCAGTGTCTCCAGTCCTGCCCCTTTGGACAAATCGGTTTCCATCCCGAAAAAGAGGTGGCCTTCAAATGCCACTTGTGCGGGGGGGAGACCATATGCACCACATTCTGCGACTCGGGTGCCCTCATGTATGTTTCCGCTGAAGAGTACATGTCCTCCAGGCGTCGGCAGTCACACCAGAGACACATTGCGGAGGAGGAAAATTATGCAAGGGTATAA